The sequence TAGTATTTTTGCAAACTATCTAAAACTACAAGAGATATTATATAAGCTATAACAGTAAggtattgttaattatttttcaatctaAATAGAATAGTACTTACTTCCATAGCGCTTTGCCATTACATTATTGACATTTTGACATAGCGCAGACATTTCAATTGAGAGTGGTATGTATATCACTGAATTTCGAATCCCCCAAAAcagattatagaaaaattttggtAGAGTTTCCCACAGTCTAAAAACcacaatctaaaaaaatacataaagaattaatatcaGGTCAACAATCgttctcttatttttaaacaagaatcaaaaattttctttaaagagtTTGTTAATCtcaaatttcagcaaaatattacattattattttggtATTATGATTTTGCTCTTGTCTACAATgaagatttaagctttaagctgtaaggaattgaccaatcataattgagtatttttataaaaatctactgTGATCAGTCAATTGTTTATGGCTTAAAACTTAAATCCTTCGTTGTAGACTagaactttatatttttgattatatataagacaatgttaatttgataattttttttccataagcATGAATTCTACTACATGTACCTAAAGCTCATACtgttttgaaacattttagtCCACTCGGAgcacattttatgtaataaattaactgACAAGATTCAAGACACAaagttttttatcttatattgaAACTATCaggaatacaaaattaaataaaagttgtgtaattttagaaattgaataagtttgttaatattttatctcgagAATATTCTTTATCATGAAATATATTGATAGTTGAACATCTTGTTTTAGCCagttgttatttattttaatgtttttaaaagtaatttaaaaatgaaaacaaaagcattgtaaaaataatcatcagtaatgtgatttaaatataattttataaacacattGCAATATTCAAatccttaaaattatatgGTATTAACATCTAAATGGCTTTAGATGCAGAAAGGAATTTGAGTGGAAACAAACTTAAAACTAAACTGCCAACGATACCAGGCACGAGACCTTCCTTACGAAATTCACAGTTGCTTATTTCAACGGGGATACCTTCCTTAGACAGTACGATAGGTGGAGGTTTACCTATTggctcaatatttttaattggtttgtatatttgtataattatatttttctaactctCGTGACGTGTAGTAATTGAGTCACTCGAAATCCAATAGATTTTCTtgttaattttcaaacattatatctattttatattataagacAGAAAAAATCTGACACTATAAAAAACCTctgttttattatagttttatgcACTACATTTATACACAGAATGACTGAGTTATTATCCAATAGAGGACTAAGAATAATCTGGCCCtctaaagataaataaaataatatttaagaaaattgcaTATGCATATGTCacctaattataataaaacgctGATTCTACTTTATGTTTgtccttatttttttttacttgagtttgaaaaagtatgtaaaattatggcGAATTAATACTAAACAAGATAATCCTACATATGgtcacaaaattaattgtttgaaTACAGAAGATATTGgcagtttattttatgctatacaaattaaaaatatatttttttagtggaAATCAAATTACtggcaaaattataatttctagtacagtttttttaaacatacagTAGACGCTTGATAACTTTCGTGCTTAAAGACTGTAGGAGCGGAAATTTCTTGGAAAACGAAAGTTATCGAATATCGCCACTCTACTTCTATTTTGCTGGCACATGCATGTTGGGGTTATGTGTGCATGCGCACTGTACGTCCCctccgaggaaaattttattcgatataATATAGGATACGTTACATATATTTCGAGTGAATTTTTCCTTGGAGAGGACGTTTTGGAATATAACcctaataattatagttattacgTATACGTAATTGTATAACCTCAAATAACCGATTTTGCTGCGTCTGGCTGCGTCTTATTGCTCATTAAAAGCAGAACAAAGACTTATGCTGATGGTggtaatagcgtctccccgaacagCTTAGGTCGAAAGTTATCGAATGATAAGGTTATCGAGCGTCTACACTGAACCAAAAGCTGTACATAAATtccaatgaaatatttattctactaatgaaaaatttattaaaattggtccaataaattattttattatcatgatgttttatttattgtaataaagaagaattcattatattaataaatttatatgtatagctAATGAAAAggtttaatgtaatatttatactattaacaaaatgttcattatattaatgaattttagtCAATAAACGTCATACATTGGTACcatgaagaatatttttttcagtgtactgTAAAATTTGGTACATTTTTGCAGCAAATATCTGTTTCgaacaattaatttgtaatcgaaaatattcaatttaatttgattttatttataattaataaaacatttatttgaagAGGAGGACAAGTATGGTTTCTAcggtaaaattgtaataaaatattttatggcGGAGGGAATAGTGGTGTCTCAGCCTGTACTGATTGCATCTCAAGATGTCCAGCCTTCCCAACTTGTATCAGGATTGCCTGCAGTTGTAGATGACTCAGACTCAGAGAAACGTACAAAGACTGTAGATAATGCAAACGAGCCAATGAAAATAGCTTGGCGATATCAGAATATGAAGTTATTAGATCCAACTCCTACAGGGGATCAGGTATTCGGTCATTATTACAATCTTACAAAACCGATGCAACAGGATGTCTTAGAATGTGCTGACATAAAACAATGGCAATATAATGAAGAAGGAACACTGGAtgaaaatagtatatttaagaATGCTGCATATGCTGACTTGTTATATACCATAGAAAAAATCTTACgcaatcaaaaatattatctctcTCAAGCACCggatcagaaaaaaattttaagaatcgCGATTCATTCTTTGGGATCAAGATTATGGCTGAGCGACACAAAAGAAGATTCAAATTGTgatctgttaaaatttttatattgcttcAGAGCGCTTTTAAGGAATTCTTATGCGGTCGGCGTAATAACAATACCAGTTACTAATTTCGACAACACTGTAAATATCGAGAATTTATTCCCGTTACAATGGTCAATCTTACATTGCAACTTTATAGTGTATATTTTTCAGGATAGCATTATTGAAAGAATTGAACATTTGTCAGATATAGCGATTGGATTAGAATCGTTTGCAGGGTCCGCAAAAGAGCTCAATCCATTGTTTAAAGATTATCACGGTCTTTTGCACATTAAGAAATTGTGTGCATTAAATGGTTTGTCACACGGCAGCACGCAACACAAAGATCTAGCGTTTAAATTACGccgtaaaaaatttctcatagaagttagtaaattttaatgtttttgtgtgaaattgaaatagatatttatgtaaagttttatatttgttttacatttgatCGTTTCAGATTTTACATTTGCCGCCCGAGTTTGAGGATACATCACAACGAGAACAAGATGAGTTAGTAACATCCGGTATAGGATGCACGAGTGCTGGATCTCGCAAAAGTAcacttgatttttaaattataaacatacgaaattaaatatataataattttaatatatatttttaatgacaaaattaaatgtttattttttaaaaatagagtttattattttaattaaagttcttATACTCTTTATACTTACTTGATCCTTTATAAGATATTCTAAATTTACTATTTTGGAATATAGCTTgcaattttgtttctaaaGTGGTAAACGAGCAAGTGGTAAACCAGAATTTTTAGCGTACGCTTAGGTCACGCCTATCTCGTTTAACGGGAAGTGCATGGTGTGGCGGTTGAATTAATATAGAGAAGAGGAGATAGGCTTCGTGAACACTTACAATAATGCGCATAAAGTATCTTTTTGCGTTGTGTTAGACTGTTTATAGGCTCAACTTACAAGTTTGTTTATatcatagaaatataattttttatgggaGATTCCTGTAACGAATTTGGAATTTCCTGAAGATAACCATTTACTACACAATTAATATCTGTAAGAAAAACGAAACAGTAAAACACTTTCACAATATTGTAacgtttttcaataaattgaaGATATttctatacaaatataaaacaattatacgCCTATTaacgtttgaaatttttattatacacaatgtattatatcagaaataatatgtcacatatgtatatttgtgaatttaagaattttataattgtttaacactaaagatgttgtttttttatagaaaaagtataataattgaaatcttgataatgacaaaaaaaatgttagtcATTTTGTCAAATTCTTATCATTTTCCAATCTTGCATACAAAACATACTTTTAAAGTGGAGAATACAAcctttgatttttttgtaatttcctAAAATTTCTCAATATCGCGTTGTTATCTCTAGTttcaaaacaatttaacattttttgtaaaagggataagcttataaaaattcacattAAGTATAAcctttattaaaagtattaagtattttataatttcaaaaatattttcaagttgAGAGATTGAAACGAACATTAAAATGTGAATTATTCTTggttccaaaaattttttaaacttaaatataacagcagtaactaataataaataatatgaaaaaagaattttagataaataaaagatatagatGCTTAATGTTTTTAGCCAAGACTACATAGATATCTATGGTtagaaaaaaacttatatataagaacttaaattaaaaaaatatatacataacgtatttttaatatttaactaaaataattaagacacataatattaatgttaaaatatataacaaaagtattataatacaacataatattaacatttgaagtaagcaataattttacgagtttgaataaaaactaatatagTGTTCTGTGAACAACGGACAGTTATCAGCTATTAAAAGTCCCCTTGCCATTTAATGAGCCTCGTCGACTTGAACCATACACAAACCGATCGACGCCGCAAATATTCgtatgtgtacatataaattttttattctccacTCCCCTCCGACTTTTTCCCATCCACACCTTTCTATTTCCTTCCGGTTCCGTCCGGTCAGTCGCGCATGAGGGCACGCAAGCGCGCCTACGGACCCCCGACTCTGTTGTGGAGTCCATCTACGGGGGGTTTTCAGTTTGTGAATATACGCGATCGAGTTTGCTTCGAATACCGAATCGTAGTACGCGGTGCAACTCGAGTCACTGAATAATTTAATCGCGCAAGACGACTTATTATGCGGTGCGCCAAGTGTAATCGCCAAAATTTCATGTGAGCAAAAGTGACCTGCGgatcattaattattcattaagaAGCAAACACTTTGACGCATAACGATGGGAACTAGAAGATTAGCCATATTGCGCGCTTTTGTCTGTTGCtcgaatataattttcttggtAAGTTGATCAGTTATTATTTGTGTCAAATGTAACTTATCtatttcaaaacaatttttgattaaagatatttaagaacatatataacatatgagcatatacatatatgaaataatatgatatttaacCATGTAGTATTTGGGCTGAATAagacttaattaattatattttttttaactttattttaaaaatgagtGCAAAGCTTAAAGCAAAATAGTGGGGGTTTTTTTTTGGACAGCattcaatatatatgtatatatgtatataaaaatttacaaattatttataattattatttaaatgtttcgtaaatatttaacaaaacatttcataaatatttttgtaatcttaGATATTGAATAGAGATCACGAATAccataaaagtaaatataaaatatttaatatttatattctatacgttaataatatgaatgaagatttatacaattttttctttatatgtatgaaatatacaatattttcacaatatttttaataaatacatatatttataaataaatatttatcataaatatcatGTGTTGTTTCGGTGATACAGTCCAGGTACTTTAGTATAATAGTATGATGCGAACTGAatcaatatcatattactttaatgcaacataattattgtaaattgtttaGCATGAATTGATGAAACTTGTGGGAGATTGTAGTTCCTCTGCTTCTTTCAGATGTCAGGTTTCGTTTTGATGTCATTAGGAGGATTGTTATTAGCCGACAATGAACGGATTTTATTATCGCGTCTGCTAGGACCTGGTGATATTCACCCGGATCAGCctctgttttattatttggCTTTTGCTATAGTTGCATTAGGATTTCTCATCGCTATCACCGGACTTCTCGGATGCTGGGCGGCTTGTCTCTTTAATCGATGCATCACGATTTCTGTaagatgtatttttaaatattttaaaaattatttgataaaacatgcgttttataattcttaaaataatttttaaaaatattttattatttttacattatactgacatatatatgtttggtaaaaatgaaatatgaaaatacaaaatacaaaatatacatttacctaaaatattttgctaaaaaatctaggtaatttcttctttataatttctttttatagtataaatagTATTCGAGGTGattaaatatacagaaataGCTGACTGTTATatcaatttctctttttatttaagtagGAAATATTTTCTCGTTTATACGttaaagtttttgtttatCGCATATTGCGAGATACATgtttaaatgcataaaaaatcaatCCGTGTTTTATGCTCAATGTTCTCTTGTGAATTTACTACGATATTATTCGTCAAGTCTATCTAAAACACCAGATTTCCTACTTCGGATTCGGTCATGCATCGTTGCCCGGAAACGGATCTGTATGCAGACACGCGCGTAAATAAAAGGAGGGCGCGTTCGGGCACTGCGTAAAAACACTAATTATCCACTCGTGGCTCGGATGAATAAGAGTTGGTGGTCAAGGAAACAAATGCCACTATTTTAacactaattaaatattagatacaAAAAACATAACAAGTTGAATCTATGTATATTAGATGTATAAATTGGATataattagattatatatgaataaaatataatatattactattttaagcTGAATTATATAAGGTATTAAAAAGAGACTTTTTACAGTTTTCTACATAACATAAGGATTGATCACAAATTTTGGAAacagtttata is a genomic window of Monomorium pharaonis isolate MP-MQ-018 chromosome 7, ASM1337386v2, whole genome shotgun sequence containing:
- the LOC105829262 gene encoding elongator complex protein 4, giving the protein MANDAERNLSGNKLKTKLPTIPGTRPSLRNSQLLISTGIPSLDSTIGGGLPIGSIFLIEEDKYGFYGKIVIKYFMAEGIVVSQPVLIASQDVQPSQLVSGLPAVVDDSDSEKRTKTVDNANEPMKIAWRYQNMKLLDPTPTGDQVFGHYYNLTKPMQQDVLECADIKQWQYNEEGTLDENSIFKNAAYADLLYTIEKILRNQKYYLSQAPDQKKILRIAIHSLGSRLWLSDTKEDSNCDLLKFLYCFRALLRNSYAVGVITIPVTNFDNTDSIIERIEHLSDIAIGLESFAGSAKELNPLFKDYHGLLHIKKLCALNGLSHGSTQHKDLAFKLRRKKFLIEILHLPPEFEDTSQREQDELVTSGIGCTSAGSRKSTLDF